Proteins encoded in a region of the Scrofimicrobium sp. R131 genome:
- a CDS encoding transcriptional regulator codes for MSVHYLALRDVAERIGITEGTARGYSGRGILPEPDALTGSGPRAVRGWLPETIDTWQAQRPGRGARTDRAQP; via the coding sequence ATGAGCGTGCACTACCTGGCACTGCGGGACGTAGCAGAGCGGATCGGAATCACCGAGGGAACCGCGCGCGGCTACTCCGGCCGGGGCATCCTCCCAGAACCAGACGCGCTCACCGGCTCAGGCCCAAGAGCCGTGCGCGGATGGCTACCCGAGACAATCGACACCTGGCAAGCCCAACGCCCCGGACGCGGAGCCCGCACCGACCGAGCACAGCCCTAA
- a CDS encoding DASS family sodium-coupled anion symporter, protein MRNIPKMEESEPAELYTLEEPVAESTEINQQSPGERAPADTPTVNLRRWGGLAGGLILAIAMYLVLPDSLAQPGKVTAAIAVLMGIWWMTEALPIPATALVPLVAFPVFADVPIKDVGASYGNDVIFLFMGGFMLALAMQRWNLHRRIALLTLKVMGPRPGAMIGGFMIATGFLSMWVSNTATAVMMLPIGMSVLLLVAKVMPGVGHSTVTETGETVLKSKFATALMLGIAYSASIGSLGTIIGTPPNTLLVGYLNENFNITIGFGQWMLVGMPLAIVFMFLAWLVLTKVLFRPEIKEIPGGRQLINQELADLGPASKGELRVLLIFVLAAVLWIGVPIVFEKPPISDAGIAMLIALLLFVLPGGSARGVRLLDWASAVQLPWGVLLLFGGGLALSAQFSSSGLTEWIGTYATGLAGLPMWLIVGIVALVILGLTELTSNTATAATFLPVAGGIALGIGADPLLLTIPVALAATCAFMLPVATPPNAVAFGSGYVTIGEMVKGGFYLNLVAIVLVTLTSLTLAVWVFGIVY, encoded by the coding sequence ATGCGCAACATCCCAAAAATGGAAGAATCTGAACCAGCCGAACTCTATACTCTCGAAGAACCGGTCGCCGAATCCACTGAAATCAACCAACAATCGCCCGGCGAACGGGCCCCCGCTGACACCCCAACCGTCAACCTGCGCCGCTGGGGAGGTTTGGCCGGCGGTCTGATCCTCGCCATCGCCATGTACCTGGTCCTACCTGACTCTTTGGCCCAGCCCGGCAAAGTCACCGCCGCCATCGCGGTTTTGATGGGGATTTGGTGGATGACGGAGGCCCTGCCCATTCCGGCCACCGCCCTGGTCCCCCTGGTGGCTTTCCCGGTCTTTGCCGACGTTCCCATCAAAGATGTCGGGGCCTCCTATGGCAATGACGTCATCTTTTTGTTCATGGGCGGCTTCATGCTGGCTCTGGCCATGCAGCGATGGAACCTGCACCGGCGGATCGCGCTGCTCACCCTCAAGGTGATGGGTCCGCGGCCAGGAGCCATGATCGGTGGCTTCATGATCGCCACCGGCTTCCTCAGCATGTGGGTGTCCAACACCGCCACCGCCGTGATGATGCTGCCCATCGGCATGTCCGTGCTGCTGCTGGTGGCCAAGGTCATGCCGGGGGTGGGACACTCAACCGTGACCGAGACGGGCGAAACCGTCCTTAAATCGAAATTCGCGACTGCACTGATGCTGGGAATTGCTTACTCCGCGTCAATCGGGTCGCTCGGTACCATTATCGGCACCCCTCCGAACACGCTTTTGGTGGGATATCTGAATGAAAACTTCAATATTACAATTGGCTTTGGTCAGTGGATGCTGGTGGGAATGCCCCTGGCAATCGTCTTCATGTTCTTGGCCTGGCTGGTCCTGACAAAAGTGCTGTTCCGACCGGAGATTAAAGAGATTCCCGGGGGGCGCCAGCTAATCAATCAAGAACTGGCCGACCTGGGTCCTGCCTCCAAAGGTGAGCTGCGAGTCCTCCTCATTTTTGTCCTCGCTGCCGTCCTGTGGATCGGGGTTCCAATCGTTTTTGAGAAGCCGCCGATCTCAGACGCGGGGATCGCGATGCTGATTGCGCTGCTGCTGTTTGTGCTTCCGGGCGGATCGGCCCGCGGGGTGCGACTGCTGGATTGGGCTAGCGCCGTTCAGCTTCCGTGGGGCGTGCTGCTGCTCTTCGGTGGGGGCCTGGCCCTGTCCGCCCAGTTCAGTTCCTCGGGCCTGACCGAGTGGATTGGCACCTATGCCACCGGACTGGCTGGCCTACCCATGTGGCTGATTGTCGGCATCGTGGCGCTGGTGATTCTGGGGCTGACGGAACTGACCTCGAACACGGCCACCGCCGCCACCTTCCTGCCGGTGGCAGGTGGAATTGCCCTGGGGATCGGCGCGGACCCGCTGCTGCTGACCATCCCGGTCGCACTGGCCGCCACCTGCGCCTTTATGCTCCCGGTGGCCACCCCGCCCAACGCGGTTGCGTTCGGCTCCGGCTACGTCACCATTGGCGAGATGGTCAAAGGCGGGTTCTATCTGAACCTGGTCGCCATCGTGCTGGTCACCCTGACCAGCCTGACCCTGGCCGTGTGGGTGTTCGGCATCGTGTACTAG
- the treS gene encoding maltose alpha-D-glucosyltransferase, producing the protein MTDSLPVAPLPEDAAELAAEARSDLEWYRDAVFYQVVLPSFADGNKDGIGDFVGLTNKLDYLSWLGIDAVWVPPFYPSPLGDGGYDVADYLDVAPQYGTLGDFDRFVEEAHRQGIKVVIDLVMNHTSSAHPWFEASRTDPDGPYGDYYVWRDTDQDYPDVRVIFVDTEESNWAWDEVRGQYYWHRFFSHQPDLNFENPAVREEMLSVVRFWCARGIDGLRLDAIPYLYEAEGTNGENLPATHHFIAEVRRVLDQEFPGIVLVAEANQPPGQVVEYFGTPDAPECHMCFHFPLMPQIFKAVKSEETSGLLSAWQHTPVPPAGGLWGLFLRNHDELTLEMVSDEERWQMYKWYAPEPRMRANVGIRRRLSPLLDADRPTLELVHALLLSLPGAPFLYYGDEIGMGDTIELYDRDGVRTPMQWDDTEGAGFSEAPIERFYLPLVSREGYSSQEVNVATQEGDPDSWLNWVRALLAARKAVRTLQDGLFDIIQTDDPAVFAYWRRGTWRALGDNAPVLCVFNFSTEPKVVSLEMAEVEPAASARWVAGNAVVEHARGRWQAQLPPRGFGWVEFG; encoded by the coding sequence ATGACCGACTCGCTCCCGGTGGCCCCGCTGCCCGAGGACGCCGCCGAACTGGCCGCGGAAGCCCGCTCGGACCTGGAATGGTACCGAGATGCCGTCTTTTACCAGGTGGTGCTGCCTTCGTTTGCCGACGGAAACAAGGACGGGATCGGCGATTTCGTTGGCCTGACCAACAAGCTCGACTACCTCTCTTGGCTCGGAATCGATGCGGTCTGGGTGCCGCCGTTCTACCCGTCGCCGCTGGGGGATGGCGGTTACGACGTCGCGGACTATCTGGATGTGGCTCCCCAGTACGGCACGCTCGGTGACTTCGATCGGTTTGTCGAGGAGGCCCACCGGCAGGGGATCAAAGTGGTCATCGACCTGGTCATGAACCACACTTCCTCGGCCCACCCGTGGTTTGAGGCTTCCCGCACGGACCCCGATGGGCCCTACGGCGACTACTATGTCTGGCGTGACACCGACCAGGATTACCCCGACGTGCGGGTCATTTTCGTGGACACGGAGGAATCTAACTGGGCTTGGGATGAGGTGCGAGGACAGTACTACTGGCACCGCTTCTTCTCACACCAGCCGGACCTGAACTTTGAGAACCCGGCCGTGCGCGAGGAGATGCTGTCGGTCGTCCGGTTCTGGTGTGCCCGCGGCATTGACGGGCTCCGCTTGGATGCCATTCCCTACCTGTACGAGGCGGAAGGGACCAACGGGGAGAACCTGCCGGCGACCCACCATTTCATCGCGGAGGTGCGCCGCGTCCTGGATCAGGAGTTTCCCGGGATCGTGCTGGTGGCCGAGGCGAACCAGCCTCCCGGTCAGGTGGTGGAGTACTTCGGCACCCCCGATGCCCCCGAATGTCACATGTGTTTCCATTTCCCGCTGATGCCGCAGATCTTCAAGGCGGTCAAGTCCGAGGAGACATCTGGGTTGCTCTCTGCCTGGCAGCACACCCCGGTGCCACCTGCCGGGGGCCTGTGGGGGCTGTTCCTGCGCAACCATGACGAGCTCACCTTGGAGATGGTCAGCGACGAGGAGCGGTGGCAGATGTACAAGTGGTACGCCCCCGAGCCGCGCATGCGTGCCAACGTGGGGATCCGCCGGCGCCTCTCCCCGCTCCTGGACGCTGATCGCCCGACGCTGGAGCTGGTTCACGCCCTGCTACTGTCCCTGCCGGGGGCTCCCTTCCTCTACTACGGGGATGAGATTGGGATGGGCGACACGATCGAGCTGTATGACCGGGATGGGGTTCGCACCCCGATGCAGTGGGATGACACGGAGGGAGCCGGGTTCTCTGAAGCCCCAATTGAGCGCTTCTATCTGCCTCTGGTGAGCCGGGAGGGATACTCCTCACAGGAGGTCAACGTGGCCACGCAGGAGGGCGACCCGGACTCGTGGCTGAACTGGGTCCGAGCCCTGCTGGCGGCCAGAAAGGCGGTCCGGACCCTGCAGGACGGCCTGTTTGACATCATCCAAACCGATGACCCGGCCGTGTTCGCCTACTGGCGCCGCGGCACCTGGCGCGCACTGGGGGACAATGCCCCCGTCCTGTGCGTGTTCAACTTTTCCACCGAACCCAAGGTGGTGTCCTTGGAGATGGCCGAGGTGGAGCCGGCCGCCTCGGCCCGGTGGGTGGCGGGGAACGCGGTGGTGGAACACGCGCGGGGACGCTGGCAAGCGCAGCTGCCCCCGCGCGGGTTTGGGTGGGTGGAGTTCGGCTAG
- a CDS encoding aldo/keto reductase, with the protein MADHTVPTVKLNNGVEIPQLGFGVFKVPDDVTTSVVLEAIGAGYRSIDTAAVYGNEAGVGRALAQTEVPREDLFITSKLWNDDQGYESAFKAFDLTMEKLGLDYLDLYLIHWPTPERGLYEQTWRALEELYAQKRVRAIGVSNFQPAHLDRLIAGSNVVPAVNQIEIHPALQNREAIAANVKHGIATEAWSPLAKGEVLAEPIILDLAARHGKSPAQIVLRWHLQAGRIVIPKSVTPSRIAENIDVFDFELTDADLKQIDSLERDYRTGPHPDRFN; encoded by the coding sequence ATGGCCGATCACACGGTTCCCACGGTAAAGCTCAACAACGGTGTCGAAATTCCCCAGCTGGGTTTCGGGGTGTTCAAGGTGCCCGATGACGTCACCACGTCGGTGGTGCTGGAGGCCATTGGGGCCGGCTACCGTTCGATTGACACCGCCGCCGTCTACGGAAACGAGGCGGGGGTGGGTCGAGCCCTGGCCCAAACAGAGGTCCCGCGCGAGGACCTGTTCATCACCTCAAAACTGTGGAACGACGATCAGGGATACGAATCGGCTTTCAAAGCTTTCGACCTGACGATGGAAAAGCTCGGTCTGGACTACCTGGACCTGTACCTGATCCACTGGCCCACCCCCGAGCGCGGGCTGTATGAGCAGACTTGGCGCGCCCTGGAAGAGTTGTACGCCCAAAAGCGGGTGCGGGCGATCGGGGTCTCCAACTTCCAGCCCGCCCACCTGGACCGGCTGATTGCCGGCTCGAATGTGGTGCCGGCCGTGAACCAAATAGAGATCCATCCCGCCCTGCAGAACCGGGAGGCCATTGCCGCCAACGTGAAGCACGGGATTGCCACCGAAGCGTGGAGTCCGCTGGCGAAAGGCGAAGTGCTGGCCGAGCCGATCATCTTGGATTTGGCGGCCCGGCACGGCAAATCTCCCGCGCAAATTGTCCTGCGCTGGCACCTCCAGGCGGGACGAATCGTGATTCCGAAGTCCGTCACCCCGTCGCGAATCGCCGAGAATATCGACGTGTTCGACTTTGAGCTGACCGATGCCGACCTGAAGCAGATTGATTCTCTGGAGCGCGACTATCGGACCGGGCCCCACCCTGACCGGTTCAACTGA